The following proteins are encoded in a genomic region of candidate division WOR-3 bacterium:
- a CDS encoding HAD family hydrolase, whose product MPKDLHQTYLLKKALIFDLFHTLICLEDSGSDFRATHEIIGVSRDDWERQLFSDVDDKLKGKEKNPFKIMEKMIRALKPTIEKEYIETALEHRRRRFEKAFREVPEVTMKSLKIFKEGGKKIGLISNADILEMTGWEESPLKKFIDIPIFSCQVGYMKPEKEIYELCMRELGVSKEECLFIGDGGSQELQGAVNMGIETVMITGFIEKRWPHLINERKKHACFVIKNLDELACLSD is encoded by the coding sequence TTGCCCAAGGATCTTCATCAAACGTATCTGTTGAAGAAAGCTTTGATATTCGACCTATTCCACACCCTTATTTGTCTTGAAGACAGCGGAAGCGATTTCAGAGCGACTCACGAAATAATAGGAGTATCGCGTGATGATTGGGAGCGACAGTTGTTTTCCGACGTTGACGACAAGTTGAAGGGAAAAGAAAAAAATCCGTTTAAAATCATGGAGAAAATGATCAGAGCCTTAAAACCGACAATAGAAAAAGAATATATTGAGACAGCTCTTGAGCACAGAAGGAGAAGGTTTGAAAAGGCTTTCAGGGAAGTTCCTGAAGTGACCATGAAGTCTTTGAAAATCTTCAAAGAGGGGGGAAAAAAAATCGGCTTGATTAGCAACGCCGATATCTTAGAAATGACTGGCTGGGAAGAATCGCCTTTGAAAAAATTCATAGATATCCCGATATTTTCCTGCCAAGTGGGTTATATGAAACCTGAAAAAGAGATATACGAGTTGTGCATGAGGGAACTCGGTGTGAGCAAGGAAGAATGTCTGTTCATCGGAGACGGCGGGAGCCAAGAGCTTCAGGGTGCTGTGAACATGGGTATTGAAACTGTTATGATAACCGGTTTTATTGAAAAAAGATGGCCTCATCTTATAAATGAAAGAAAGAAACACGCCTGCTTCGTCATAAAAAATCTTGACGAACTGGCGTGCTTATCTGATTAG
- a CDS encoding MATE family efflux transporter, whose amino-acid sequence MISVDLTNGSILPKIIKVALPVIGTSIIHLAYGVTDMLWIGKLSSEAVAAVGTASFLVWLGFSFILVSKVGAEIWVAQSIGRNDFDSAVNYARNALQINLISAVFYGLFIFFSRKYFIAFYGFERPDVVSGAEIYAAIISFGTIFMFVNPVLSGIFNGTGNSKTPFVINSIGIIANIVLDPFLIFGLLGFPKLGVAGAALSTILSQALVTLIFVVYMRLKRIPFKKFQFFKKMSIKHITGIVKFGSPVALQSMSFTLIAILLARVVARYGALPIAAQKIGIQVEGISYMTASGFSTALCAFTGQNFGTLKWNRIVKGYSESLVLMTGIGIISFAVLFFFPDRIMSFFVKDAETINHGVSYLKILSFSQIFMCFEITSAGAFNGIGKTLPPSIVSIIFTGLRIPAAYFLSEKFLGLDGVWWSISVSSVFKGIVLMSWFIFLILKQHEIQKRDFIPSLIYRWNAKYFKDKLQI is encoded by the coding sequence ATAATTTCTGTCGATTTGACCAATGGTTCGATACTCCCTAAAATAATCAAAGTTGCCCTCCCAGTCATAGGCACTTCCATCATACACCTTGCATACGGTGTGACCGATATGCTCTGGATTGGCAAACTCAGCAGCGAGGCTGTAGCGGCAGTCGGAACAGCGAGTTTTTTGGTATGGCTCGGGTTTTCCTTCATACTCGTATCCAAGGTCGGAGCGGAGATATGGGTGGCTCAGTCTATAGGCAGGAACGATTTTGACTCCGCGGTAAATTACGCGAGAAATGCGCTTCAAATAAATCTGATATCAGCCGTTTTCTATGGTTTGTTCATCTTTTTCTCTAGAAAATATTTTATCGCGTTTTACGGATTCGAAAGACCCGACGTTGTGTCCGGGGCTGAAATTTATGCCGCAATAATTTCCTTTGGTACGATTTTCATGTTCGTAAATCCTGTTCTTTCGGGAATTTTTAACGGCACAGGAAACAGCAAAACGCCTTTTGTCATAAATTCAATCGGAATAATCGCGAACATTGTGTTGGACCCTTTCCTGATATTCGGACTTCTTGGTTTTCCTAAACTCGGTGTAGCAGGAGCGGCATTGTCGACAATTCTGTCTCAAGCGCTTGTCACTTTGATTTTCGTTGTCTACATGAGGTTGAAAAGAATTCCTTTTAAAAAATTCCAGTTTTTCAAAAAAATGTCGATAAAACACATCACCGGAATCGTCAAATTCGGCTCCCCAGTCGCTCTGCAATCCATGTCCTTCACTCTGATCGCGATTTTACTCGCCAGAGTAGTGGCAAGATACGGCGCGCTTCCAATCGCGGCACAGAAAATTGGAATTCAGGTAGAAGGCATTTCGTATATGACTGCCAGCGGCTTTTCAACTGCCCTTTGCGCATTCACGGGTCAAAACTTCGGAACTCTGAAATGGAACAGAATAGTCAAAGGTTATTCTGAATCCCTTGTGCTGATGACGGGAATTGGTATTATATCATTTGCCGTTCTTTTTTTCTTTCCTGACCGGATAATGTCCTTTTTTGTAAAAGACGCAGAAACCATAAATCACGGGGTTTCTTATTTGAAGATACTGTCCTTTTCGCAGATTTTCATGTGTTTCGAGATAACATCGGCAGGAGCGTTCAATGGAATCGGGAAAACACTCCCCCCTTCGATAGTGTCAATTATTTTCACCGGTCTTCGCATACCCGCCGCCTATTTTCTTTCGGAAAAGTTTCTGGGGTTGGATGGAGTATGGTGGAGCATCAGCGTAAGCAGTGTCTTTAAAGGTATCGTCTTGATGTCTTGGTTTATATTTTTGATTTTAAAACAACACGAAATTCAAAAAAGGGATTTTATACCTTCGCTGATCTACAGGTGGAACGCTAAATATTTTAAAGACAAATTACAAATCTGA
- a CDS encoding GHKL domain-containing protein, whose translation MKYASGIRFFIIVITAGLSLTCVASVVLIDRSIALARESISFSIDAEMETLERYLVETGSDDLSFGRSYFDFISKDSSLLIGENAFVSSVNLPDGSKIYFGRSAEDFEKINFYKNTIIAALAGIVVLSLISVVLFTRENVMKPFKIMGDLTGTSPEPEELIENMRSIINDLEEKKNELENLYSAEKNKARDLALRSRAVIQSLEAGIIDVDAEANIIQANQGFFNISGEHELSGNLINSRVGENIKSAIFDCLKDKKSTKSRLEIRGRIIDEIVSPVLESERIVGAVAVFYDITDTVLLERMLSTREKMLSLSEISAGVSHEFRNSAGVLIALASAIYQKQSDENAKMLLEETKSLVGIIENFSELARKKDKSFAEFDLKKMTDEIKKYYNWNFKTDIRHFMFMGDRDLIRRALINVLQNSVEASRNRESEILVKADKLNSWQRIEITDKAGGMNDEDLEKIKAPFFSSKKEGIGLGLSIVEKIMQMHKGSLEIKNFDGGLKVTMSWSCGE comes from the coding sequence GTGAAATATGCGTCCGGGATAAGATTCTTTATTATAGTAATAACCGCCGGGCTTTCTCTTACTTGTGTCGCTTCTGTCGTTCTGATTGACAGATCAATCGCTTTAGCGAGAGAATCAATTTCGTTTTCAATCGACGCCGAAATGGAGACCCTTGAAAGATATTTAGTCGAAACAGGCTCCGATGATCTCTCTTTTGGGAGATCTTATTTCGATTTTATATCCAAGGACAGTTCACTCTTGATCGGTGAAAATGCCTTTGTCTCAAGCGTCAACCTGCCCGACGGGAGTAAAATTTACTTCGGTAGAAGCGCTGAGGATTTTGAAAAGATCAACTTTTACAAAAATACAATAATCGCAGCTCTTGCGGGTATAGTTGTCCTATCGCTTATCTCGGTCGTTTTATTCACCAGAGAGAATGTGATGAAACCTTTTAAAATCATGGGAGACCTCACTGGTACTTCACCGGAGCCTGAGGAACTCATAGAAAATATGAGAAGCATCATCAACGATCTCGAAGAAAAGAAAAATGAACTTGAAAATCTGTATTCGGCGGAAAAAAACAAAGCGAGGGATCTCGCTCTGAGAAGCCGAGCAGTGATTCAAAGTCTTGAAGCTGGAATAATTGACGTCGATGCTGAAGCCAACATAATACAAGCAAATCAAGGTTTTTTTAATATCTCGGGAGAACATGAACTGAGCGGAAATTTAATAAATTCTCGGGTTGGAGAAAATATAAAAAGCGCGATATTCGACTGTCTGAAGGATAAAAAATCAACCAAATCGAGACTGGAAATCAGAGGAAGGATAATTGATGAAATTGTTTCGCCTGTCCTCGAATCAGAGAGAATAGTCGGAGCCGTCGCCGTTTTTTACGATATTACAGACACTGTCCTGCTCGAGAGAATGCTGTCGACGAGGGAAAAAATGCTTTCTCTGTCCGAAATATCTGCAGGGGTGTCTCATGAATTCAGAAACTCCGCCGGAGTCCTGATCGCTTTAGCGAGCGCTATATACCAGAAGCAAAGCGACGAAAACGCGAAAATGCTTCTCGAAGAAACCAAATCCCTGGTTGGTATAATAGAAAATTTTTCTGAGCTCGCCCGGAAAAAAGATAAATCTTTCGCCGAATTCGACCTGAAAAAAATGACGGATGAAATAAAAAAATACTACAATTGGAATTTCAAAACAGACATCAGACATTTCATGTTCATGGGTGATAGAGATTTGATCCGAAGAGCTCTAATAAATGTCTTGCAGAATTCCGTTGAAGCTTCAAGAAACAGGGAATCGGAAATTTTAGTCAAAGCTGATAAACTGAACAGCTGGCAGAGAATCGAGATCACCGACAAGGCCGGAGGGATGAATGATGAAGATTTGGAAAAAATCAAAGCTCCATTTTTTTCTTCAAAAAAGGAAGGGATCGGCTTGGGACTTTCTATTGTCGAGAAAATAATGCAAATGCACAAGGGATCTCTTGAAATAAAAAACTTTGATGGAGGTTTGAAAGTTACGATGTCCTGGAGCTGCGGTGAGTAA
- a CDS encoding sigma-54-dependent Fis family transcriptional regulator, which yields MSKILIVEDKKNLRIALSNFLKENDFVVSETDGVETAKNILDREFFQAAVIDIRLSDGNGLEILDFIRNSKKDLIVIMMSAYGDIPVAVSAIKKGAKDFVTKPFEPMELLQILQREISLSAVGKENPMEMSETVGTSKLWLDVLKLARDVAKIDSTVLISGETGSGKEVVARYIHLNSKRAKAPFIPVNCAALPKELVESELFGAEAGAYTGAERARTGKFESAHGGTIFLDEIGDLSDEAQAKILRILETKKVQRLGSSTPIEVDTRIISATNKNLSEEIKRGRFREDLFYRISVFPIEVPPLRDRPEDISSIAKYLIGKIASKLERDFDDEIPSPVLDRLVSHDWPGNVRELSNVMERAMILSGGRVIDPEKIFIPEKERESDIHRAVMDREREIIVKALKKTGWNRTEAAKTLGISYRSLLEKIKKYKIVKKT from the coding sequence GTGAGTAAAATTTTAATTGTTGAAGACAAGAAAAATTTAAGAATAGCTCTGAGTAACTTCCTCAAGGAAAACGATTTTGTTGTCTCAGAAACGGATGGCGTCGAAACTGCAAAAAACATTCTTGACAGGGAGTTTTTTCAAGCGGCTGTTATCGACATAAGACTGTCTGACGGGAACGGACTCGAAATCCTGGATTTTATCAGAAATTCAAAAAAAGACCTGATAGTCATCATGATGAGCGCTTACGGAGACATACCAGTGGCGGTTTCAGCTATAAAAAAAGGCGCGAAAGACTTTGTCACAAAACCTTTTGAACCCATGGAATTGCTTCAAATTTTGCAAAGAGAGATTTCCCTTTCTGCTGTTGGAAAAGAGAATCCGATGGAAATGTCTGAAACGGTGGGGACATCAAAACTATGGCTTGATGTACTTAAGCTCGCCAGGGATGTCGCGAAAATAGACAGTACAGTTTTGATTTCGGGTGAAACAGGATCGGGAAAAGAAGTTGTCGCCCGTTATATTCACCTAAACAGCAAAAGGGCAAAAGCGCCTTTTATCCCTGTAAACTGCGCCGCCCTGCCGAAAGAACTCGTCGAGAGCGAGCTTTTTGGAGCCGAGGCGGGGGCGTACACCGGGGCGGAAAGAGCGAGGACAGGAAAATTCGAATCAGCTCACGGAGGCACGATATTTTTAGACGAAATAGGCGATCTTTCGGATGAAGCACAGGCAAAGATATTGCGAATACTCGAGACAAAAAAAGTGCAAAGGCTTGGAAGTTCGACGCCGATAGAAGTTGACACAAGAATAATTTCAGCGACAAATAAAAATCTGAGCGAAGAGATAAAAAGAGGGAGGTTCAGGGAAGACCTTTTTTACAGAATTTCGGTTTTTCCTATAGAAGTTCCGCCACTCAGAGACAGGCCTGAAGATATTTCAAGCATAGCGAAATACCTGATAGGCAAAATAGCTTCAAAACTTGAAAGAGATTTCGATGATGAAATTCCGAGTCCTGTTCTTGACAGGCTTGTCTCCCATGATTGGCCTGGAAACGTCAGAGAACTGTCAAATGTAATGGAGAGAGCCATGATACTTTCGGGCGGAAGAGTTATAGACCCTGAAAAGATTTTTATACCGGAAAAGGAAAGAGAGTCTGATATTCACAGAGCGGTCATGGACAGAGAGAGAGAAATTATTGTAAAAGCTCTCAAGAAAACCGGATGGAACAGAACGGAAGCCGCAAAAACACTCGGCATAAGCTACAGATCCTTGCTCGAGAAGATAAAAAAGTATAAAATAGTTAAAAAAACTTGA
- a CDS encoding L,D-transpeptidase yields the protein MSSRIKILVFGVFFVFLELFLLALISCNYTASQTGTNRPIRVTSFQTEDGGFKRSVFYGRDIIQSELIYPHPICTVPSYAAFQVKPLTPDEILDVSSLRSQGSTEVSIYTCTDSFRMYFDVKGGQFEIPFNGIDYSPLRIVVKRGDRQEEFMLTLYSERWMEVFCDWNIQCAILWEGARPRYWTTVSTGKDNWTKAEHCRIFSKSPVAYFVLNRAPMRYWLGFQEIHGTINGTHAPLSGTWWRLGRQGSHGCIRNPLAENFYALLDTGHRVELHYSYSEGFSLREINPAWEYIVLEPLDTLQDTMSNKVYTDEARKRLLPIFNEIIQNERNHSDL from the coding sequence ATGAGTTCCAGAATCAAGATTCTGGTTTTCGGTGTTTTTTTTGTCTTCCTCGAACTCTTCCTTTTAGCTCTAATCTCCTGTAACTACACCGCCTCTCAGACTGGGACAAACCGCCCTATAAGAGTAACAAGTTTTCAAACGGAAGACGGCGGATTCAAAAGGTCTGTCTTTTACGGAAGAGATATAATCCAATCCGAGCTGATATATCCGCATCCAATTTGTACGGTTCCAAGTTACGCCGCTTTCCAAGTTAAACCTCTGACACCAGACGAGATTCTCGACGTTTCTTCCCTGCGTTCTCAAGGCTCTACAGAAGTCTCGATTTATACTTGCACCGATTCTTTCCGAATGTACTTTGACGTCAAAGGAGGACAATTCGAGATTCCTTTCAACGGAATTGATTATTCCCCTTTAAGAATAGTCGTAAAACGCGGAGATCGGCAGGAAGAATTTATGCTGACCCTATATTCTGAGAGATGGATGGAGGTTTTTTGCGATTGGAATATTCAGTGCGCAATTCTTTGGGAAGGCGCGAGACCGAGGTATTGGACAACAGTGTCCACTGGTAAAGACAACTGGACGAAAGCTGAGCACTGCAGAATATTCTCAAAAAGCCCGGTGGCTTATTTTGTGCTCAACAGAGCTCCCATGAGGTACTGGCTCGGATTCCAAGAAATTCACGGAACAATAAACGGCACCCACGCACCTCTTTCCGGTACATGGTGGAGGTTGGGAAGGCAGGGAAGCCACGGTTGTATAAGAAATCCACTTGCGGAGAACTTTTACGCTCTTCTCGACACAGGGCATAGGGTTGAGTTGCACTACAGCTATTCAGAGGGATTTTCTCTGAGAGAGATAAATCCAGCATGGGAATACATAGTTTTGGAACCCCTTGACACCCTTCAAGACACCATGTCGAATAAAGTATACACCGACGAAGCGAGAAAAAGGCTTTTACCGATTTTCAACGAAATAATTCAAAACGAGCGAAATCATTCAGATTTGTAA
- a CDS encoding 50S ribosomal protein L28, with amino-acid sequence MSYKCEICGKAPSVGNNVSHANNRTKRRFLPNLQKIKVLDQKGKTVKLLVCTSCIKAGKVNKSQ; translated from the coding sequence ATGTCATATAAATGTGAAATTTGCGGGAAAGCACCGAGCGTTGGAAACAATGTCAGCCACGCGAACAATAGAACAAAGAGAAGATTCCTCCCGAATCTACAAAAGATCAAAGTGTTAGATCAAAAAGGGAAAACCGTAAAATTGTTGGTTTGTACTTCTTGCATAAAAGCAGGAAAAGTCAATAAATCTCAATAG